In one Phyllostomus discolor isolate MPI-MPIP mPhyDis1 chromosome 8, mPhyDis1.pri.v3, whole genome shotgun sequence genomic region, the following are encoded:
- the C8H17orf98 gene encoding uncharacterized protein C17orf98 homolog, with protein MARLCECPQRLEKSFILDGVAVSTTARSYERLRPKLWSAIPPYNAQQDYHTHRYFSSHVVPPILQKTDQDHGGTGRDGWIVDYFHIFGQGQRYLNRRSWAGAGHSLQQVTGHSYYNADLKTNRGFNGRFGYRRNTPALRQRSSVFGEVTPFPLF; from the exons ATGGCGCGCTTGTGCGAGTGTCCTCAGCGGTTGGAGAAGAGTTTCATCTTGGATGGGGTGGCCGTGAGCACCACGGCCCGCTCCTATGAGCGACTGAGGCCCAAGCTCTGGTCCGCGATTCCGCCTTACAATGCGCAGCAGGACTACCACACCCACCGGTACTTCAGTAGCCACGTGGTCCCGCCCATTTTGCAGAAAACTGATCAG GATCACGGCGGTACGGGAAGGGACGGCTGGATAGTGGATTATTTCCACATCTTCGGGCAAGGGCAGAGATACCTCAACAGGAgaagctgggcaggggcag gGCATTCCCTCCAGCAGGTGACTGGGCACAGCTACTATAATGCTGATCTGAAAACGAACAGGGGGTTCAATGGTCGGTTTGGCTACCGCAGGAACACCCCAGCCCTCCGCCAGCGCTCGTCCGTCTTTGGAGAGGTCACCCCATTTCCTCTCTTCTAA